In the Aromatoleum bremense genome, one interval contains:
- a CDS encoding PAS domain-containing protein yields the protein MDAALVDSTDQMLGLLSCDGTLLRANRSLVAFFDIPADEIVGKPLWSAPGWERWGIGTLNIKRAVREAAAGKASHLVGVLSGQSRIGHSVELDLERVAEHFGLQPSIALMGRFDAIGKQLSSARSLRLSQLYGAISDTNKAVMRSSKPEEVYRAVCDACIRHCGFKLAWIGLHDPLSGYIIPVEAAGPAASYVDGIRTGASPGSMERYAPADPAGRDLVASIVPDIAADPDLAAWHAAAAAHGLACLVSLPLQRNGALFGTLNVYGGKAHRFDDEAVALLEEMADNVSFALDHFDREALRCHTEAALRASEARLQEAQAVGRIGDWELERETGAMTWSPELFHLFERPLEMGAPDLDEALAYYEPDTREQTRARFRHAMETGERCELEQTIILPSGAVRHHTTQIVPLKDADRWVYKLFGTVQDITERMLTEQQLRRKTLEIEDLYQNAPCGYQSIDADGVIIRINDTALNWLGYAREEVVGRMRVTDILSPDSQPVFLDQFLRLKQTGLLQSLELELIRSDGSRLPVQVDSTAILDTAGHFVATRTMLSDNSARKQLEIERAAHEARLAELSRHMVDVQENERRKLAGELHDRASPNLAALQLTLSNLACALPASVLAELEPMLGDAQALLLDTATGIREICTNLRPATLDYAGLIPALQDYAQQFARRTGIAVRLDLAPLKTQLLPNVQSLLFRIAQEALTNCAKHADAGTIHLQLAETDDALIMKISDDGVGFDSCLLGESGSRPGLGLITMKERAEFAGGRFTITSNPESGTEITVTFDLHALNTLWKTRQHPSRRASDRLLQAGPGLL from the coding sequence GTGGACGCCGCCCTCGTCGACAGCACCGACCAGATGCTGGGCCTGCTGAGCTGCGACGGCACGCTCTTGCGGGCAAACCGGAGCCTCGTTGCGTTCTTCGACATCCCGGCGGACGAAATCGTCGGGAAGCCGCTATGGTCGGCTCCGGGCTGGGAAAGGTGGGGGATCGGCACGCTGAACATCAAGCGCGCGGTCAGGGAAGCCGCGGCGGGCAAGGCGAGCCACCTGGTCGGGGTCCTTTCCGGCCAGTCGCGCATCGGACACAGCGTCGAGCTCGATCTCGAACGCGTCGCGGAACATTTCGGCCTCCAGCCGTCGATCGCGTTGATGGGCCGGTTCGACGCCATCGGGAAACAGCTTTCCAGCGCCCGGTCGCTTCGCCTTTCCCAGCTTTACGGCGCAATCTCGGACACCAACAAGGCGGTGATGCGCAGCTCGAAGCCTGAGGAGGTATATCGCGCGGTGTGCGACGCCTGCATCCGCCACTGCGGTTTCAAGCTCGCGTGGATCGGGCTTCACGACCCGCTGAGCGGTTACATCATCCCGGTCGAGGCCGCAGGCCCCGCTGCTTCCTACGTGGACGGCATCAGGACAGGGGCGAGTCCCGGCAGCATGGAGCGCTATGCCCCCGCTGACCCGGCGGGCCGCGACCTGGTGGCGTCGATCGTGCCGGACATCGCGGCAGATCCCGACCTCGCTGCGTGGCATGCCGCCGCAGCCGCTCACGGTCTGGCGTGCCTCGTTTCCCTGCCCCTGCAGCGCAACGGCGCGCTGTTCGGCACGCTGAACGTCTACGGCGGCAAGGCGCATCGTTTCGACGACGAGGCGGTCGCGCTGCTCGAAGAGATGGCGGACAACGTTTCCTTCGCGCTCGACCATTTCGACCGCGAGGCGCTGCGCTGCCACACCGAGGCCGCGTTGCGGGCAAGCGAGGCACGCCTGCAGGAAGCGCAGGCGGTGGGCCGGATCGGCGACTGGGAACTCGAGCGCGAAACCGGCGCGATGACGTGGTCACCCGAGCTCTTCCATCTCTTCGAACGCCCGCTGGAAATGGGCGCGCCGGACCTCGACGAGGCCCTCGCCTACTATGAGCCGGATACGCGTGAACAAACCCGCGCCCGCTTCCGCCACGCAATGGAGACCGGCGAGCGCTGCGAACTCGAACAGACGATCATCCTTCCGTCCGGCGCGGTGCGTCACCACACAACCCAGATCGTCCCGCTGAAGGACGCCGACAGGTGGGTGTACAAGCTGTTCGGAACCGTCCAGGACATCACCGAGCGCATGCTCACCGAACAGCAGCTTCGCCGCAAGACGCTCGAAATCGAGGATCTCTATCAGAACGCGCCGTGCGGCTACCAGTCGATCGACGCCGACGGCGTCATCATCCGCATCAACGACACCGCGCTGAACTGGCTCGGCTACGCGCGCGAGGAGGTCGTCGGCAGGATGAGGGTGACCGACATCCTGAGTCCCGACAGCCAGCCGGTCTTTCTGGATCAGTTCCTGCGCCTGAAGCAGACCGGCCTCTTGCAGAGCCTGGAGCTCGAACTGATCCGCAGCGACGGATCGAGGCTGCCGGTGCAGGTCGACTCGACGGCGATCCTCGATACCGCCGGCCACTTCGTCGCGACCCGCACGATGCTGTCGGACAACTCGGCGCGCAAGCAGCTCGAGATCGAGCGCGCCGCGCATGAAGCGCGCCTCGCCGAACTGTCGCGACACATGGTCGACGTGCAGGAAAACGAACGGCGCAAACTGGCCGGCGAACTTCACGACCGCGCAAGCCCGAACCTCGCTGCGCTGCAGCTGACGCTGTCGAACCTCGCGTGCGCGCTGCCGGCATCGGTATTGGCCGAGCTGGAACCGATGCTCGGCGACGCCCAGGCCCTCCTGCTCGACACCGCTACCGGCATTCGGGAGATCTGCACGAACCTTCGTCCGGCGACGCTCGACTACGCCGGCCTGATCCCGGCGCTGCAGGACTATGCGCAACAGTTCGCGCGCAGGACCGGCATCGCGGTACGCCTCGATCTGGCACCTCTCAAGACCCAGCTTCTGCCGAACGTTCAGTCGCTGCTGTTCCGCATCGCCCAGGAAGCGCTCACGAACTGCGCCAAGCATGCCGATGCGGGAACGATCCACCTCCAGCTGGCGGAAACCGACGACGCCCTAATCATGAAGATTTCCGACGACGGGGTCGGCTTCGACTCCTGTCTGCTGGGCGAAAGCGGTTCCAGGCCCGGTCTCGGACTGATCACGATGAAGGAACGGGCGGAGTTCGCGGGTGGCCGCTTCACCATCACATCAAACCCTGAATCCGGGACGGAAATCACCGTGACCTTCGACCTTCATGCACTGAACACCCTATGGAAAACGCGCCAGCATCCTTCGCGACGCGCGAGCGACCGTCTGCTCCAGGCAGGACCGGGGCTCCTATGA
- the mnmC gene encoding bifunctional tRNA (5-methylaminomethyl-2-thiouridine)(34)-methyltransferase MnmD/FAD-dependent 5-carboxymethylaminomethyl-2-thiouridine(34) oxidoreductase MnmC has product MTIEPAHLSFTDDGTPCSTAFGDVYHARGGGLEQARFVFIAGNGLPERWQGRECFTILETGFGFGLNFLATWGAWRADRQRCERLHFVSVEHHPFTREDLATLHARWPELAPLAAELADNWPTLTSGVHRLHLDGGRVVLTLLLGDARELLPQLECSADAFFLDGFSPACNPELWSAALLGELGRLAAPDATLATWSVCGDVRRGLAAAGFDCEKAPGFGGKRKMCRARHRGVGTRPAPAAAAAAAGHALVIGAGLAGSSTAERLAARGWRVDVIDAAGGPGEGASGNLTGVLRPLPSLDDNRLARITRAGALYGLHHLRQLTKAGLPVRWDACGVLHLARDPVHEGKQRRVIEAHRPPPDYLRFVERDEASALAGWPLPVGGWWFPQGAWVCPPSLCAANLMTRPDLIRCHFGRAMQRLEASVDGWTAFDADGKAIASAPVAVLANGVGIRAVPQAAALPVRSARGQVTHLAAAAGSSPNVVVCRLGYVSPALDGVRSAGATFSIDDDEPALRDADQRENLAKLEFILPGYAAAVDTAGLAGRVGFRPASPDRLPMVGEVPAVLRADRATPLAQIPRHPGLYAVAGFGARGLVWASLAAELLASRIAGEPLPLERELVDALDPARYLLRPVRGITPEG; this is encoded by the coding sequence ATGACCATCGAACCCGCCCACTTGAGCTTCACCGACGACGGCACGCCCTGCTCCACGGCCTTCGGCGACGTTTATCACGCGCGCGGCGGCGGGCTCGAACAGGCACGCTTCGTCTTCATCGCCGGCAATGGCCTGCCCGAGCGCTGGCAGGGGCGCGAGTGCTTCACGATCCTCGAAACCGGTTTCGGTTTCGGGCTGAACTTTCTTGCGACCTGGGGGGCGTGGCGAGCCGATCGGCAGCGCTGCGAGCGCCTGCATTTCGTCTCAGTCGAACACCATCCCTTCACGCGGGAAGACCTCGCGACCTTGCACGCGCGCTGGCCCGAGCTCGCTCCGCTGGCCGCCGAGCTGGCGGACAACTGGCCGACGCTGACATCCGGCGTGCACCGCCTGCATCTGGATGGCGGCCGCGTCGTGCTGACGCTGCTGCTCGGCGATGCACGCGAACTGCTGCCCCAGCTCGAATGCAGCGCCGACGCGTTCTTTCTCGACGGCTTCTCGCCAGCCTGCAACCCGGAACTCTGGTCCGCCGCGCTGCTCGGGGAACTCGGCCGACTGGCGGCACCCGATGCGACGCTCGCGACCTGGTCGGTGTGCGGCGACGTGCGCCGGGGACTCGCCGCGGCCGGCTTCGACTGCGAAAAAGCGCCCGGCTTCGGCGGCAAGCGCAAGATGTGCCGGGCGCGCCATCGCGGCGTCGGCACACGGCCCGCGCCAGCGGCCGCGGCCGCAGCCGCGGGGCATGCGCTGGTGATCGGTGCCGGGCTCGCCGGCAGCAGCACCGCGGAGCGACTCGCGGCGCGCGGCTGGCGCGTCGACGTCATCGACGCGGCGGGCGGCCCCGGCGAGGGTGCGTCCGGCAACCTGACCGGCGTGCTGCGCCCGCTGCCGAGCCTCGACGACAACCGGCTGGCGCGCATCACGCGGGCCGGCGCACTGTATGGCCTGCATCACCTGCGCCAGCTGACCAAAGCCGGACTGCCGGTGCGCTGGGACGCGTGCGGGGTGCTGCATCTCGCGCGCGACCCGGTCCACGAAGGCAAGCAGCGCCGCGTCATCGAAGCCCATCGTCCGCCGCCCGACTACCTGCGTTTCGTCGAACGCGACGAAGCCTCCGCGCTCGCCGGCTGGCCGCTGCCGGTTGGTGGGTGGTGGTTTCCGCAGGGAGCGTGGGTTTGTCCACCGAGCCTTTGCGCGGCGAACCTGATGACCCGTCCCGACCTCATCCGCTGTCACTTCGGACGCGCGATGCAGCGGCTCGAAGCGAGCGTCGATGGCTGGACCGCGTTCGACGCCGACGGCAAGGCGATCGCCAGCGCCCCGGTCGCCGTGCTCGCGAACGGCGTCGGCATCCGCGCCGTGCCGCAGGCGGCGGCGCTCCCGGTGCGCAGCGCGCGCGGCCAGGTGACGCATCTCGCCGCCGCGGCCGGCAGCTCGCCGAACGTCGTGGTATGCCGGCTCGGCTACGTCAGCCCGGCGCTCGACGGCGTGCGCAGCGCCGGGGCGACGTTCTCGATCGATGACGACGAGCCGGCGCTGCGCGACGCGGACCAGCGCGAAAATCTCGCGAAGCTCGAATTCATCCTTCCCGGCTACGCCGCGGCGGTCGACACCGCGGGTCTCGCGGGGCGCGTCGGTTTCCGCCCTGCGTCCCCCGACCGCCTGCCGATGGTGGGTGAAGTTCCCGCCGTCCTGCGCGCCGACCGTGCCACGCCGCTGGCGCAGATTCCCCGCCACCCCGGGCTGTATGCGGTCGCCGGCTTCGGCGCGCGCGGCCTGGTGTGGGCGAGTCTTGCCGCCGAGCTGCTCGCCAGCCGCATCGCAGGCGAACCGCTGCCGCTCGAGCGCGAGCTCGTCGACGCCCTCGACCCCGCCCGTTACCTGCTGCGACCGGTACGCGGCATAACCCCGGAGGGATAA
- a CDS encoding EAL domain-containing protein: MLPAWVIVLVAAAYLGLLFFIAYRGDKAADAGRSLIANPYVYALSLGVYATAWTFYGSVGRATASGIGFLPVYLGPTVMVALWWTVLRKIIRIAKDNRLTSLADFISSRYGKSTVLAGLVTVIAVVGVTPYISLQLKAISTSFNVLRGYPEVLLLTADAPASIWADTAFYLALILAAFTIVFGTRKLDAAERHEGMVAAIAFESLVKLLAFLAVGAFVTWGMFDGIGDIFARATQVPRLAEVFTVGGGSIDVYRSWASLFSLAFLSMLAIMFLPRQFQVAVVENVDEVHLNKAIWLFPLYLLLFNLFVLPIAFGGVLHFGGAVDPDTFVLTLPMSGRQEALALLVFLGGFSAATGMVIVETIALSTMVCNDLVMPVLLRIKPLRLSERADLSGLLLAIRRATILIGLLLGYAYYRVAGEAYALVSIGLISFAAVAQFAPALLGGIYWKSGTRAGALAGLAAGFFVWAYTLMLPALIRSGWLPMDILAQGPFAVSLLRPLALFGLEGLDEITHAMLWSMIANVGAYLTVSLASDQSAVEQTQAVLFVDVFKHDRGAERAWRASGSLPDLYALLTRFLGAARAEEIFSAYARSRGLDWPQEVDAELVRHVEAQLSGVIGTASSRVVVASVIEEELLRDSLTGLPNRALLLSRIDDALKRGSVESGRGFALLFIILDRFRLITDSLGASAGDQLLIGVAQRLGACLRAGDTIAHLGDEQFAILLDDVRDAAEVAQFVVTLQGALATGFNLEGQAAFTPGSIGVAFGRPTYVDPADLLRDAETACHRAVARGGACHEIFAADMRARVVALLEMETNLRQAVITGEEFQVFYQPVVSLRTGVLSGFEALVRMRRPDGSLVPPSEFIPLTEETGLIVSIGRRILAEACRQMRDWQRKYPEHPPMQMSVNLAGRQFAEPDLMRQIEAVLAETGLDTHSLKLEVTETVIMEHAAAAAAVLEQLRAMGIKLLMDDFGTGYSSLSYLHRFPVNTLKIDASFVRRMDVDQKNADIIQTIVTLAHTLGMDLVAEGVETARQLEQLRALQVEYGQGYYFGKPLDAAAADALIASGQRW, encoded by the coding sequence ATCTTGCCCGCCTGGGTGATCGTTCTCGTCGCGGCGGCCTATCTGGGGTTGCTCTTCTTCATCGCCTATCGGGGCGACAAGGCGGCCGATGCCGGGCGCAGCCTGATCGCCAACCCGTACGTCTATGCGCTGTCACTCGGCGTCTATGCTACAGCTTGGACCTTCTACGGCAGCGTCGGTCGTGCCACCGCCAGCGGCATCGGCTTCCTGCCCGTCTATCTCGGTCCGACGGTGATGGTTGCCCTGTGGTGGACGGTGCTGCGCAAGATCATCCGCATCGCCAAGGACAACCGCCTCACTTCGCTGGCGGATTTCATTTCCTCGCGCTATGGCAAGAGCACGGTGCTGGCAGGCCTGGTGACGGTCATCGCGGTGGTCGGCGTCACGCCATACATTTCCCTGCAGCTGAAGGCGATCTCGACGAGCTTCAACGTCCTGCGCGGCTACCCGGAGGTACTGCTGCTGACGGCGGATGCGCCGGCCAGCATCTGGGCCGACACGGCGTTCTATTTGGCCCTGATCCTTGCCGCCTTCACGATCGTCTTCGGCACCCGCAAGCTGGATGCGGCGGAGCGCCACGAGGGCATGGTGGCGGCGATCGCCTTCGAGTCGCTGGTCAAGCTGCTGGCCTTCCTGGCGGTGGGTGCTTTCGTCACCTGGGGCATGTTCGATGGCATCGGCGACATCTTCGCGCGGGCGACGCAGGTGCCGCGGCTCGCCGAGGTGTTCACCGTCGGCGGCGGCTCAATCGACGTCTATCGCAGTTGGGCCTCGCTCTTTTCGCTGGCCTTCCTCAGCATGCTGGCAATCATGTTCCTGCCGCGGCAGTTCCAGGTCGCGGTGGTGGAAAACGTCGACGAGGTGCATCTGAACAAGGCGATCTGGCTCTTTCCGCTGTACCTCCTGTTGTTCAACCTCTTCGTCCTGCCGATCGCTTTCGGCGGCGTGCTGCATTTCGGTGGCGCCGTCGATCCGGATACCTTCGTCCTCACGTTGCCGATGTCCGGTCGGCAGGAGGCTCTGGCCCTGCTGGTTTTTCTCGGTGGCTTTTCCGCCGCCACCGGCATGGTCATCGTCGAGACCATCGCCCTCTCGACCATGGTCTGCAACGATCTCGTGATGCCCGTCCTGTTGCGCATCAAGCCGCTGCGCCTGTCCGAGCGCGCCGACCTTTCCGGCCTGCTGCTGGCGATTCGCCGTGCCACCATCCTCATTGGTCTGCTGCTCGGCTATGCCTATTATCGGGTGGCAGGCGAAGCCTACGCGCTGGTTTCGATCGGCCTCATCTCCTTCGCCGCCGTCGCCCAGTTCGCCCCGGCGCTGCTCGGCGGCATCTACTGGAAGAGCGGCACCCGTGCCGGGGCGCTGGCCGGGCTCGCCGCCGGTTTTTTCGTGTGGGCCTACACGCTCATGCTTCCGGCATTGATCCGCTCCGGTTGGCTGCCGATGGACATCCTCGCGCAGGGGCCATTCGCCGTTTCGCTCCTGCGGCCCCTCGCGCTGTTCGGCCTGGAGGGGCTGGACGAGATTACCCATGCGATGCTGTGGAGCATGATTGCCAACGTCGGGGCCTATCTGACGGTGTCGCTGGCGAGCGACCAGAGCGCCGTCGAGCAGACGCAGGCAGTCCTCTTCGTCGATGTCTTCAAGCATGATCGCGGCGCCGAACGCGCTTGGCGGGCGAGCGGTTCGCTGCCGGATCTCTACGCCTTGCTGACACGCTTTCTCGGTGCTGCCCGGGCCGAAGAGATCTTTTCCGCTTATGCCCGGAGCCGCGGGCTCGACTGGCCGCAGGAGGTCGATGCCGAACTGGTGCGCCATGTCGAGGCGCAACTGAGCGGCGTGATCGGCACCGCCTCGTCGCGCGTCGTGGTGGCCTCGGTGATCGAGGAGGAATTGCTGCGCGACAGCCTGACCGGGCTGCCGAACCGGGCGCTGCTGTTGAGCCGGATCGACGACGCGTTGAAGCGGGGCAGCGTCGAATCCGGACGCGGTTTCGCTCTTCTTTTCATCATCCTGGATCGCTTCAGGCTCATCACCGACAGCCTTGGCGCCAGCGCCGGCGATCAACTCCTGATCGGCGTGGCGCAGCGGCTGGGGGCCTGCCTGCGCGCGGGTGACACCATCGCCCATCTCGGCGACGAGCAGTTCGCCATTCTTCTCGACGACGTGCGGGATGCGGCCGAAGTGGCGCAGTTCGTCGTCACGCTGCAAGGCGCGCTGGCCACCGGCTTCAACCTGGAGGGGCAGGCGGCGTTTACCCCCGGCAGCATCGGCGTCGCCTTTGGCCGGCCGACCTATGTCGATCCGGCCGATCTCCTGCGCGACGCGGAAACCGCCTGCCACCGCGCGGTGGCGCGCGGCGGCGCGTGCCACGAGATCTTCGCCGCCGACATGCGCGCGCGCGTCGTCGCGCTGCTCGAAATGGAGACAAACCTGCGCCAGGCGGTGATCACCGGCGAGGAATTCCAGGTCTTCTACCAGCCCGTGGTTTCATTGCGGACGGGCGTGCTGTCGGGTTTCGAGGCGCTGGTGCGCATGCGGCGACCCGACGGCAGCCTGGTACCGCCGAGCGAATTCATCCCCTTGACCGAGGAGACCGGTCTCATCGTCTCCATCGGCCGCAGGATCCTTGCCGAGGCGTGTCGCCAGATGCGCGACTGGCAGCGGAAATACCCTGAGCACCCGCCGATGCAGATGAGCGTGAACCTCGCCGGGCGCCAATTCGCCGAGCCTGACCTGATGCGGCAGATCGAGGCGGTGCTCGCCGAGACCGGTCTCGACACGCACAGCCTCAAGCTCGAAGTCACTGAAACGGTCATCATGGAACACGCCGCCGCCGCCGCCGCGGTGCTGGAGCAATTGCGTGCAATGGGGATCAAGCTGCTGATGGACGATTTCGGCACCGGCTATTCGTCGCTCTCCTACCTGCATCGTTTCCCGGTCAATACGCTGAAGATCGACGCGTCCTTCGTGCGCCGGATGGACGTCGACCAGAAGAACGCCGACATCATCCAGACCATCGTGACGCTCGCGCACACATTGGGCATGGACCTCGTCGCAGAAGGCGTCGAAACGGCCCGCCAGCTGGAGCAGCTGCGGGCCCTGCAGGTCGAGTACGGGCAGGGCTACTATTTCGGCAAGCCGCTGGATGCAGCCGCGGCCGATGCGCTGATCGCCTCCGGCCAACGCTGGTAA
- the lysS gene encoding lysine--tRNA ligase: MSDQNNNSAASQDENHIISERREKLAAWRAGGRAFPNDFSRENIAGKLDEIYGEKESHELDATPVEVKVAGRIMLKRVMGKASFITIQDLSGQIQLYVTRDAVGEDVYADFKHWDIGDIVGAVGTLFKTRTGELSVKCTEIRLLTKSLRPLPDKFHGLTDVEQKYRQRHVDLIMNEQTRFTFVARSRMVQSIRNYMVSHGFLEVETPMMHPIPGGAAAKPFTTHHNALDMELFLRIAPELYLKRLVVGGFEKVFEVNRNFRNEGLSPRHNPEFTMMEFYEAYANYKSLMNFTEGLLRQAAREALGTEVFVYQGRELDLSKPFARLTIVEAIHQYHPGFSIAQLNDEAWLRAKLTDLKAKLRDGAGLGTLQLMLFEETTEAELWEPTFIIDYPAEVSPLARRNDANPEITERFELFIVGREIANGFSELNDPEDQAARFLDQVKAKEAGDEEAMFYDADYIRALEYGLPPTGGCGIGIDRLVMLLTDSPSIRDVILFPQMRAE; the protein is encoded by the coding sequence ATGAGCGACCAGAACAACAATTCCGCCGCCTCGCAGGACGAGAATCACATCATTTCCGAGCGGCGCGAAAAGCTGGCCGCGTGGCGTGCCGGCGGCCGAGCCTTCCCGAACGATTTCTCGCGCGAGAACATCGCCGGCAAACTCGATGAAATCTACGGAGAAAAGGAGTCGCACGAGCTCGACGCGACGCCGGTCGAAGTGAAAGTGGCCGGGCGCATCATGCTCAAGCGCGTGATGGGTAAGGCGAGCTTCATCACGATCCAGGATCTCTCCGGCCAGATCCAGCTGTACGTCACGCGCGACGCGGTCGGCGAGGACGTCTACGCCGACTTCAAGCACTGGGACATCGGCGATATCGTCGGCGCCGTCGGCACGCTGTTCAAGACGCGCACCGGCGAGCTGTCGGTGAAGTGCACCGAGATCCGCCTGCTGACGAAGAGCCTGCGCCCGCTCCCCGACAAGTTCCACGGCCTGACCGACGTCGAGCAGAAATACCGCCAGCGCCACGTCGACCTGATCATGAACGAGCAGACGCGCTTCACGTTCGTCGCGCGCAGCCGCATGGTGCAGTCGATCCGCAACTACATGGTCAGCCACGGCTTTCTCGAAGTCGAGACGCCGATGATGCACCCGATCCCGGGCGGCGCCGCGGCGAAGCCGTTCACGACGCACCACAACGCGCTCGACATGGAACTCTTCCTGCGCATCGCGCCGGAGCTGTACCTCAAGCGCCTCGTCGTCGGCGGCTTCGAGAAAGTCTTCGAGGTGAACCGCAACTTCCGCAACGAAGGCCTCTCCCCGCGCCACAATCCCGAATTCACGATGATGGAGTTCTACGAGGCCTACGCGAACTACAAGAGCCTGATGAACTTCACCGAAGGCCTGCTGCGCCAAGCCGCGCGCGAGGCGCTCGGCACCGAAGTGTTCGTCTACCAGGGACGCGAGCTCGACCTGTCGAAGCCGTTCGCGCGGCTGACGATCGTCGAGGCGATCCACCAGTACCACCCGGGCTTCTCGATCGCGCAGCTCAACGACGAAGCCTGGCTGCGCGCCAAGCTGACCGACCTCAAGGCCAAGCTGCGCGACGGCGCGGGCCTCGGCACGCTGCAGCTGATGCTGTTCGAGGAGACCACCGAAGCCGAGCTGTGGGAACCGACGTTCATCATCGACTACCCCGCCGAGGTGTCGCCGCTCGCGCGCCGCAACGACGCGAACCCGGAAATCACCGAACGTTTCGAGCTCTTCATCGTCGGCCGCGAGATCGCCAACGGCTTCTCCGAACTGAACGACCCGGAAGACCAGGCGGCGCGCTTCCTCGATCAGGTCAAGGCGAAGGAGGCCGGCGACGAGGAGGCGATGTTCTACGACGCCGACTACATCCGCGCGCTCGAATACGGCCTGCCCCCGACCGGCGGCTGCGGCATCGGCATCGACCGCCTGGTGATGCTCTTGACCGACAGCCCGAGCATCCGCGACGTGATCCTGTTCCCGCAGATGCGGGCGGAGTAG
- a CDS encoding methyl-accepting chemotaxis protein, with product MFSQLYEWVEKTFWNSLTKKLCSFLLLFFIDLFYLAVYLHQQNQIRGLLATGEVAQAAAQKIMASLDGGLYLMIALTVIALCVNIGQILYMRHLIVRPVRVITRILNEIAQGEGDFSRNLPLVTHDELRELAMSYNRFAAKMRHIISEVRTRSVSIARDAVRVRAHVESSAQDAKKQGTMTEVVFAASTESTAAIESVSASAQNISASTTKNLEIARASLHEMQDIAGKINTVSEKVLHFNHTVDDLSERSESVKQIASLIRAIADQTNLLALNAAIEAARAGEAGRGFAVVADEVRKLAERVNRAAEEITDNIDGMIGRVMTTRAENVVINADVLQAREVVGKSAEHFEFMVGEFETTGEQLLQIATAMEELSATNGQVHENVTTIHDVSGTVAANMAESEQCTVELSRATEAVQELVSRFRIGQGAFDHAMDQARIFRDRIQAQLDEMARAGIDIFDRRYQPVANTRPQKFKVSWGDEYGRRCQQLLEDCLAAIPGCGAAVAVNTDGYVAAHNLQYSRPLTGNPDIDLGGNRTCRKFDRPAELRSARNTEAVLLQTILRDTGDILCDIAMPIMVGGRHWGNVRVGVPVDSLLAA from the coding sequence ATGTTTTCGCAATTATACGAATGGGTTGAAAAGACGTTCTGGAACTCGCTGACGAAGAAGCTGTGCAGTTTTCTCCTGCTTTTCTTCATCGACCTGTTCTACCTCGCCGTCTATCTCCATCAGCAGAACCAGATCCGCGGGTTGCTGGCGACGGGCGAGGTGGCGCAGGCGGCCGCGCAGAAGATCATGGCGTCGCTCGACGGCGGGCTGTACCTGATGATCGCGCTGACGGTGATCGCGCTGTGCGTCAACATCGGCCAGATCCTGTACATGCGCCACCTCATCGTGCGGCCGGTGCGGGTCATCACGCGGATCCTCAACGAGATCGCGCAGGGCGAAGGCGACTTCTCGCGCAACCTGCCGCTGGTGACGCACGACGAACTGCGCGAGCTCGCGATGAGCTACAACCGCTTTGCGGCGAAGATGCGTCACATCATCAGCGAAGTCCGCACCCGCAGCGTGAGCATCGCGCGCGACGCCGTCAGGGTCAGGGCCCACGTCGAGAGTTCGGCGCAGGACGCGAAGAAACAGGGAACGATGACCGAAGTGGTGTTCGCTGCGAGCACCGAGTCGACCGCGGCGATCGAGAGCGTATCGGCGAGCGCACAGAACATTTCGGCGTCGACGACGAAGAACCTCGAGATCGCGCGCGCTTCGCTGCACGAGATGCAGGACATCGCGGGGAAGATCAACACGGTCAGCGAGAAGGTGCTGCACTTCAACCACACCGTCGACGACCTGTCGGAGCGCTCCGAGAGCGTCAAGCAGATCGCTTCGCTGATCCGCGCGATCGCCGACCAGACGAACCTCCTCGCGCTGAACGCGGCGATCGAGGCCGCGCGTGCCGGGGAGGCCGGGCGCGGCTTCGCAGTCGTCGCCGACGAGGTGAGAAAGCTCGCCGAACGGGTGAACCGGGCTGCCGAGGAGATCACCGACAACATCGACGGGATGATCGGCCGCGTCATGACCACCCGCGCGGAAAACGTCGTCATCAACGCCGACGTGCTGCAGGCGCGCGAGGTCGTCGGGAAGTCCGCCGAGCATTTCGAGTTCATGGTCGGCGAATTCGAGACCACCGGCGAACAGCTGCTGCAGATCGCCACGGCGATGGAGGAGCTGTCGGCGACGAACGGGCAGGTGCATGAAAACGTCACGACGATCCACGACGTGTCGGGCACGGTCGCGGCGAACATGGCGGAATCCGAACAGTGCACGGTCGAGCTTTCGCGGGCCACCGAAGCGGTGCAGGAGCTCGTGTCGCGGTTCCGCATCGGCCAGGGGGCGTTCGACCACGCGATGGACCAGGCGCGGATCTTCCGCGACCGCATCCAGGCGCAACTCGACGAAATGGCGCGTGCGGGCATCGATATCTTCGACCGCCGCTATCAGCCGGTGGCGAACACCCGCCCGCAGAAGTTCAAGGTGTCATGGGGCGACGAGTACGGCCGCCGCTGCCAGCAGCTGCTCGAAGATTGCCTTGCTGCGATTCCGGGCTGCGGCGCGGCGGTGGCGGTGAACACCGACGGCTACGTGGCCGCCCACAACCTGCAGTACTCGCGCCCGCTGACCGGCAATCCGGACATCGACCTCGGCGGCAACCGGACGTGCCGGAAGTTCGACCGGCCGGCCGAGCTGCGTTCCGCGCGGAACACCGAAGCCGTGCTGCTGCAGACCATCCTGCGCGATACCGGCGACATCCTGTGCGACATCGCGATGCCGATCATGGTCGGCGGGCGGCACTGGGGGAACGTGCGCGTCGGCGTGCCGGTGGATTCGCTGCTCGCCGCCTGA